In Oryzias melastigma strain HK-1 unplaced genomic scaffold, ASM292280v2 sc01069, whole genome shotgun sequence, the following proteins share a genomic window:
- the LOC112139864 gene encoding zinc finger BED domain-containing protein 1 codes for MAAAAESLDLVPKKGSTSIIWNWFGFDDSDQNTTICKECNEKVKTTTGNTTNLFYHLKRKHKKQYSESQAAQAAKAKAPAATASTSKQQTLTSVFAKLTPYDKGSQRWTSITDAVAFHIAKDMYPLRTVEGAGFQKLLKVLDPRYELRSRKFFSNTAIPQLYTNCRTKVAQDIQNVQFYATTSDLWSSRTSEPYLNLTIHYVDNWELRSATLQITYFPDDHTGELIAAGLREALESWDLNEKNMTCMTTDSGANMVKALDLNGWTRLQCFGHRLHLAIEKSAKDQRIERVTSVCKKVVSTFSFSW; via the exons ATGGCGGCTGCGGCGGAAAGTTTGGATTTGGTTCCGAAAAAAGGCTCCACATCAATAATATGGAACTGGTTTGGATTTGACGACAGCGACCAAAATACCACGATATGCAAAGAGTGCAACGAGAAAGTGAAAACAACTACCGGTAACACCACCAACCTGTTCTACCATTTGAAAAGGAAGCATAAAAAGCAGTACAGTGAAAGTCAAGCGGCTCAGGCGGCTAAAGCTAAGGCGCCAGCAGCAACAGCGTCAACCTCCAAACAACAAACGCTAACAAGTGTGTTCGCTAAACTGACACCCTACGACAAAGGCAGCCAACGCTGGACCAGTATAACTGATGCGGTGGCTTTCCACATAGCTAAAGATATGTACCCGCTACGAACAGTTGAAGGGGCGGGCTTTCAGAAGTTGCTTAAAGTTTTAGATCCGCGGTACGAGTTGCGCAGCCGCAAGTTTTTTTCTAACACCGCTATCCCTCAGTTGTATACAAACTGTCGCACCAAAGTTGCACAGGATAtacaaaatgtgcagttttatGCAACAACAAGCGATCTATGGTCCAGCAGAACATCAGAACCATATCTGAACCTTACAATACACTACGTAGACAATTGGGAGCTACGCAGTGCCACTCTGCAGATCACTTATTTTCCTGATGACCACACCGGAGAGCTCATCGCTGCAGGACTACGTGAAGCTCTCGAGTCATGGGACTTGAACGAAAAAAACATGACATGCATGACGACAGACAGTGGTGCAAATATGGTGAAAGCCTTGGATTTAAATGGATGGACGAGGCTCCAGTGCTTTGGACACAGATTGCATCTTGCAATTG aaaaaagtgccAAGGATCAACGAATTGAACGTGTGACCTCAGTGTGCAAGAAGGTAGTGAGCACTTTTTCATTTAGTTGGTAA